One window from the genome of Musa acuminata AAA Group cultivar baxijiao chromosome BXJ1-4, Cavendish_Baxijiao_AAA, whole genome shotgun sequence encodes:
- the LOC135671876 gene encoding patatin-like protein 3, which translates to MNPSRPSAVAFLLPSKAHLAALARGRATVRTSGPLPSLTCAASPTLYLKLEDFAVFPPLTQRNRSVPVHLTQLRFDRSSLAAMAFAPALVEPSVDVDKLSYEIFSILESKFLFGIDDPKLLLSSSSYSASPADAPVPRPAAPGGKVRILSIDGGGRSSDALLAAASLARLESSLRSRSGDPSARVADFFDVAAGSGAGGVLAALLFTRGPDGRPLLAADEALRFLLERSGRSFVPVRGGPLGWLLHWRPGAALRRVFGDATLRDTVKPVLVPCYDLATGAPFLFSRADAVEADGFDFRIREVCAATCADPAAGAAPVEMRSADGRTRIAAVGGGVAMGNPAAAAITHVLNNKQEFPFAAGVEDLMVLSLGSTVGCVGPEGGAGRRRLVPSPSELVRIAGEGVADMVDQAIAMAFGHHRTNNYVRIQVNGYESSNYVSKINNVIKSLSSLEEKLSERNIESMLFRGKIFSEQTNVEKLEWFASELIKEEEKRKKSQIPIVVLKQVMTPRTSSTTTSTIITTTTTTTITTSPSR; encoded by the exons ATGAATCCTAGCCGTCCATCAGCCGTCGCGTTCCTGCTTCCTTCTAAAGCCCACTTGGCAGCATTGGCACGGGGACGGGCTACCGTGCGCACCTCCGGCCCCCTCCCCTCCCTAACCTGCGCGGCCTCCCCCACCCTCTATTTAAAGCTCGAAGACTTCGCCGTCTTCCCCCCGTTAACGCAGAGAAACCGGTCCGTTCCGGTTCACCTGACTCAGCTTCGATTCGACCGGTCGAGCTTGGCGGCAATGGCGTTTGCGCCGGCCCTGGTGGAGCCGAGCGTGGACGTCGACAAGCTGAGCTACGAGATCTTCTCCATCCTCGAGAGCAAGTTCCTCTTCGGCATCGACGACCCCaagctcctcctctcctcctcctcctattccGCCTCGCCCGCCGATGCCCCCGTGCCCCGGCCCGCCGCCCCGGGGGGCAAGGTCCGCATTCTTTCCATCGACGGCGGCGGTCGCTCCTCCGACGCCCTCCTCGCCGCCGCTTCCCTCGCGCGCCTCGAGTCCTCCCTCCGCAGCCGCTCGGGCGACCCCTCCGCTCGCGTCGCCGACTTCTTCGACGTAGCTGCCGGGTCCGGGGCCGGGGGCGTCCTCGCCGCCTTGCTCTTCACCCGCGGCCCCGACGGTCGGCCCCTCTTGGCGGCCGATGAGGCGCTGCGGTTCCTCCTCGAACGGAGTGGCCGGTCGTTCGTTCCCGTCAGGGGAGGCCCGCTCGGGTGGCTGCTCCATTGGCGGCCCGGGGCGGCGCTCCGGCGGGTGTTCGGAGACGCGACTTTGCGGGACACCGTGAAGCCGGTGCTGGTGCCGTGTTACGACCTGGCGACGGGGGCGCCGTTCCTGTTCTCGCGGGCGGACGCGGTGGAGGCCGACGGTTTCGACTTCCGGATCCGGGAGGTGTGCGCCGCCACGTGCGCGGACCCGGCGGCGGGGGCGGCGCCGGTGGAGATGAGGTCCGCGGACGGGCGGACGCGCATCGCCGCCGTCGGGGGCGGGGTTGCGATGGGCAACCCGGCGGCCGCGGCCATCACGCACGTGCTCAACAACAAGCAGGAGTTCCCCTTCGCCGCGGGGGTGGAGGACCTCATGGTGCTCTCTCTGGGGAGCACCGTCGGCTGCGTAGGGCCAGAGGGTGGAGCCGGAAGGCGGCGGCTGGTGCCGTCGCCGTCGGAGCTCGTGAGGATCGCCGGCGAGGGCGTCGCGGACATG GTGGATCAGGCGATTGCTATGGCATTCGGGCATCACAGGACTAATAATTATGTGCGAATTCAG GTTAATGGGTACGAATCGAGCAATTACGTCTCAAAAATAAATAATGTCATCAAATCGCTTAGTTCATTAGAGGAGAAATTATCGGAGAGGAACATCGAATCGATGTTGTTTAGAGGAAAAATATTCTCGGAGCAAACCAATGTCGAAAAGCTCGAGTGGTTCGCAAGTGAGCTCatcaaagaggaggagaagagaaagaagagtcaGATCCCCATCGTAGTACTAAAACAAGTCATGACTCCGAGAACTTCCTCCACGACAACCTCCACTATtattaccaccaccaccaccaccacgattACGACCTCACCGTCACGTTAA
- the LOC135672679 gene encoding vacuolar protein sorting-associated protein 2 homolog 2-like — protein MNIFKKKTSPKDALRTSKREMAVATRGVEREIASLQLEEKKLVAEIKKTAQTGNEAATRILARQLVRLRQQITNLQGTRAQIRGIATHTQAMYANTSLSTGMKGASKAMAAMNKQMEPAKQAKVMKEFQKQSSQMDMTLEMISEAIDETLDKDEAEEETEELTNQVLDEIGVDVASQLSSAPKGRIAVSSKKVDTASRTVAPKNPEVDDLEKRLASLRHI, from the exons ATGaacatcttcaagaagaagacctCTCCCAAGG ATGCTCTCAGGACGAGCAAAAGGGAAATGGCAGTCGCCACAAGGG GTGTGGAACGCGAGATCGCTTCGCTGCAGTTAGAG GAGAAAAAACTGGTTGCAGAGATCAAGAAGACTGCACAAACTGGGAACGAG GCTGCCACCCGGATCTTAGCTCGCCAACTCGTTCGTCTAAGGCAGCAAATTACAAACTTGCAGGGAACTCGTGCACAAATAAGAGGCATAGCAACCCATACTCAG GCTATGTATGCAAATACGTCATTATCCACAGGAATGAAAGGTGCAAGCAAAGCGATGGCTGCTATGAACAAG CAAATGGAACCAGCGAAGCAGGCAAAAGTGATGAAAGAATTCCAGAAGCAATCATCACAAATGGACATGACG CTTGAGATGATATCGGAGGCCATTGATGAAACATTGGATAAAGATGAGGCAGAAGAGGAAACAGAAGAGCTCACAAACCAG GTGCTTGATGAAATTGGTGTCGATGTTGCCTCACAG CTATCTTCAGCTCCCAAAGGCCGGATTGCAGTCAGCAGTAAGAAAGTTGATACTGCCTCTAG GACTGTAGCTCCAAAGAATCCTGAAGTTGATGACCTAGAGAAGAGGTTGGCATCTCTGCGTCACATTTGA
- the LOC135671877 gene encoding transcription factor PHYTOCHROME INTERACTING FACTOR-LIKE 13-like, which yields MNHYVPDWAMDDDSGCLTDLLPMTNQKKPMGPDNELIELLWRNGHVVMHSQSHRRPPANVDELKQAQKPDQVQKHEQQPLGGSGNLMQDADTGSWFQYPLDDSFEKEFCSEFFPEITGGADAAADSDKISKDLVAEEDRLVRFGSSNALAASAPKDNNTMPPPKSHLMGTTTPQSSCLENAGALNFSHFSKQAKADLGSSRCPQGHKGGGSSSKAGAQESSMMTVGSSTCGSNQIHAHTDPSNNLSHDAADIVTGLEEDTRMRVLSEGMQSKAHECTLTSTSGGSGSSYGRTGQQNASDRSHKRKARDDVDDSGCQSEEVEYESIEEKKPAQRPISKRRSRAAEVHNLSERRRRDRINEKMKALQDLIPHCNKTDKASMLDEAIEYLKSLQLQVQMMWMGSGMASMMFPGVQQYISTMGMGMGMGMGHASVPAIHGAVQLPRVPFVNQSVATASGTNQTSFFPSPAMNAVNFPNQMQNIHLPESYARYLGMPIMPSHQATNFCTYGSQPVQQNQSAGAPGGSLRPGAGGPNCASTENNRSG from the exons ATGAACCACTATGTTCCTGACTGGGCCATGGATGACGACTCTGGCTGCTTGACAGATCTCCTTCCCATGACAAATCAGAAGAAACCAATGGG ACCCGATAACGAGCTCATAGAGCTGCTATGGAGGAATGGACATGTCGTCATGCACAGCCAGAGTCACCGGAGACCTCCCGCCAACGTCGATGAGCTTAAACAAGCTCAGAAACCCGATCAAGTGCAGAAGCACGAGCAGCAGCCGCTTGGGGGTTCCGGCAACCTGATGCAAGATGCTGACACTGGCTCGTGGTTCCAGTACCCTCTCGATGACTCCTTCGAAAAGGAGTTCTGTTCCGAGTTCTTCCCTGAGATCACAGGCGGCGCAGATGCAGCTGCTGATTCCGATAAGATCAGCAAAGACTTGGTTGCAGAAGAAGACAGGTTGGTAAGATTCGGTTCGAGCAATGCCTTGGCGGCGTCTGCTCCCAAGGACAACAACACCATGCCCCCTCCCAAATCACATCTTATGGGCACCACCACACCGCAGTCGTCCTGCTTAGAGAACGCTGGCGCTCTCAACTTCTCCCACTTCTCCAAGCAAGCGAAGGCCGATTTGGGATCCTCGAGATGCCCACAGGGGCACAAGGGAGGTGGGAGCAGCAGCAAGGCAGGCGCCCAGGAGTCCTCGATGATGACGGTTGGATCGAGTACCTGCGGAAGCAATCAAATCCATGCCCACACCGATCCGAGCAATAATTTGAGCCATGATGCAGCTGACATTGTTACAGGGCTTGAGGAGGACACCAGGATGAGGGTTCTCTCGGAGGGGATGCAGTCCAAGGCACATGAATGCACCTTAACCTCGACGTCAGGTGGCTCTGGCTCCAGTTACGGAAGAACAGGACAGCAGAATGCGAGTGATCGGAGCCACAAGCGGAAGGCAAGAGACGACGTAGATGATTCCGGGTGTCAGAGCGAG GAAGTTGAGTACGAATCCATCGAGGAGAAGAAACCAGCTCAGCGACCGATATCCAAACGCAGAAGTCGTGCTGCCGAAGTCCACAACCTCTCGGAGAGG AGAAGAAGAGACAGAATAAATGAGAAAATGAAGGCTCTTCAGGATCtcatacctcactgcaacaag ACGGATAAAGCATCAATGCTAGATGAAGCAATCGAGTACCTGAAATCACTGCAGCTGCAAGTTCAG ATGATGTGGATGGGAAGCGGCATGGCGTCGATGATGTTTCCCGGTGTCCAACAGTATATTTCAACCATGGGaatggggatggggatggggatgggtCACGCTTCCGTGCCAGCCATTCACGGTGCAGTTCAATTGCCAAGAGTTCCATTTGTGAACCAATCTGTAGCCACAGCTTCTGGCACAAACCAGACATCATTCTTCCCCTCCCCAGCCATGAACGCTGTAAATTTCCCCAACCAGATGCAGAACATTCATCTTCCTGAATCATATGCCCGGTACCTTGGCATGCCTATCATGCCATCTCATCAG GCAACGAATTTTTGTACATATGGATCTCAACCGGTGCAGCAGAATCAGTCGGCAGGAGCACCTGGCGGCAGTCTCCGACCCGGTGCCGGAGGACCTAATTGTGCAAGTACTGAGAACAACAGATCTG GTTGA
- the LOC135671878 gene encoding uncharacterized oxidoreductase At1g06690, chloroplastic-like isoform X1 has protein sequence MALQVNGAGFSLLRWRRGGALRTRAVASESVATTREEVEKVKLGGSDLTVTKLGIGAWSWGDTAYWNDFQWDDRKLKAAKAAFDTSIDGGITFFDTAEVYGMTYLQVMGAVNSETLLGRFIKERQQKEAVEVAVATKFAALPWRLGRGSVLSALKDSLSRLGVSSVELYQLHWPGIWGNKGYIDGLGDAVEQGLVKAVGVSNYSERRLRDAYDQLKKRGIPLASNQVNYSLIYRIPEENGVKATCDELGITLIAYSPIAQGALTGKYTPENPPTGPRGRIYTPEFLKKLQPLVTRIEEVGQNYRKTPTQVVLNWLIAQDNVVPIPGAKNAEQATQFAGALGWRLTEQEIEELRALASEINPVIGFPVEKL, from the exons ATGGCACTGCAAGTGAACGGGGCTGGGTTCTCTCTGCTTCGTTGGAGGAGAGGGGGAGCGCTTAGGACGAGAGCCGTTGCTTCGGAGAGCGTTGCGACTACCCGGGAAGAAGTGGAGAAGGTGAAGCTGGGTGGCTCCGATTTGACGGTCACCAAGCTCGGCATCGGTGCGTGGTCGTGGGGAGACACCGCCTACTGGAATGACTTCCAATGGGATG ATAGGAAGTTGAAGGCAGCGAAGGCAGCTTTCGACACAAGCATTGACGGCGGCATAACTTTCTTTGATACAGCTGAAGTCTATG GTATGACATATTTGCAGGTTATGGGAGCAGTGAACTCTGAAACTTTACTTGGAAG ATTCATCAAGGAAAGGCAGCAGAAAGAAGCTGTTGAGGTCGCTGTTGCGACAAAGTTTGCAGCTTTACCATGGAGGTTAGGCCGGGGGAGCGTGCTCTCTGCTCTAAAGGATTCGCTCTCCCGTCTCGGTGTTTCTTCGGTGGAACTCTACCAACTCCATTG GCCTGGAATCTGGGGGAACAAAG GATACATTGATGGCCTCGGAGATGCTGTCGAGCAGGGCCTCGTAAAGGCCGTCGGGGTCTCCAACTACAGCG AAAGGCGTCTTAGGGATGCTTACGATCAACTCAAGAAGCGGGGAATTCCACTAGCTTCAAACCAAGTAAACTACAGCCTTATATACAGGATTCCAGAAGAGAACGGCGTTAAGGCCACTTGTGATGAACTGGGGATTACTTTGATTGCGTATTCTCCTATCGCTCAAG GTGCTCTGACAGGAAAGTACACGCCAGAGAATCCTCCAACTGGCCCTCGAGGCCGAATCTATACTCCAGAGTTCCTCAAAAAG CTGCAACCTCTGGTGACAAGAATTGAGGAGGTTGGACAAAATTATAGGAAAACTCCCACACAG GTGGTTCTGAACTGGTTGATAGCTCAGGACAATGTTGTGCCCATCCCAGGTGCCAAAAATGCTGAACAGGCAACACAGTTTGCAGGTGCTCTAGGGTGGAGACTCACAGAACAAGAAATCGAGGAGCTTCGCGCGCTGGCATCGGAAATAAATCCTGTGATTGGATTTCCAGTTGAAAAGTTATGA
- the LOC135671878 gene encoding uncharacterized oxidoreductase At1g06690, chloroplastic-like isoform X2: MALQVNGAGFSLLRWRRGGALRTRAVASESVATTREEVEKVKLGGSDLTVTKLGIGAWSWGDTAYWNDFQWDDRKLKAAKAAFDTSIDGGITFFDTAEVYGAGVMGAVNSETLLGRFIKERQQKEAVEVAVATKFAALPWRLGRGSVLSALKDSLSRLGVSSVELYQLHWPGIWGNKGYIDGLGDAVEQGLVKAVGVSNYSERRLRDAYDQLKKRGIPLASNQVNYSLIYRIPEENGVKATCDELGITLIAYSPIAQGALTGKYTPENPPTGPRGRIYTPEFLKKLQPLVTRIEEVGQNYRKTPTQVVLNWLIAQDNVVPIPGAKNAEQATQFAGALGWRLTEQEIEELRALASEINPVIGFPVEKL, translated from the exons ATGGCACTGCAAGTGAACGGGGCTGGGTTCTCTCTGCTTCGTTGGAGGAGAGGGGGAGCGCTTAGGACGAGAGCCGTTGCTTCGGAGAGCGTTGCGACTACCCGGGAAGAAGTGGAGAAGGTGAAGCTGGGTGGCTCCGATTTGACGGTCACCAAGCTCGGCATCGGTGCGTGGTCGTGGGGAGACACCGCCTACTGGAATGACTTCCAATGGGATG ATAGGAAGTTGAAGGCAGCGAAGGCAGCTTTCGACACAAGCATTGACGGCGGCATAACTTTCTTTGATACAGCTGAAGTCTATGGTGCGGGG GTTATGGGAGCAGTGAACTCTGAAACTTTACTTGGAAG ATTCATCAAGGAAAGGCAGCAGAAAGAAGCTGTTGAGGTCGCTGTTGCGACAAAGTTTGCAGCTTTACCATGGAGGTTAGGCCGGGGGAGCGTGCTCTCTGCTCTAAAGGATTCGCTCTCCCGTCTCGGTGTTTCTTCGGTGGAACTCTACCAACTCCATTG GCCTGGAATCTGGGGGAACAAAG GATACATTGATGGCCTCGGAGATGCTGTCGAGCAGGGCCTCGTAAAGGCCGTCGGGGTCTCCAACTACAGCG AAAGGCGTCTTAGGGATGCTTACGATCAACTCAAGAAGCGGGGAATTCCACTAGCTTCAAACCAAGTAAACTACAGCCTTATATACAGGATTCCAGAAGAGAACGGCGTTAAGGCCACTTGTGATGAACTGGGGATTACTTTGATTGCGTATTCTCCTATCGCTCAAG GTGCTCTGACAGGAAAGTACACGCCAGAGAATCCTCCAACTGGCCCTCGAGGCCGAATCTATACTCCAGAGTTCCTCAAAAAG CTGCAACCTCTGGTGACAAGAATTGAGGAGGTTGGACAAAATTATAGGAAAACTCCCACACAG GTGGTTCTGAACTGGTTGATAGCTCAGGACAATGTTGTGCCCATCCCAGGTGCCAAAAATGCTGAACAGGCAACACAGTTTGCAGGTGCTCTAGGGTGGAGACTCACAGAACAAGAAATCGAGGAGCTTCGCGCGCTGGCATCGGAAATAAATCCTGTGATTGGATTTCCAGTTGAAAAGTTATGA